Proteins from a genomic interval of Lactococcus protaetiae:
- a CDS encoding glycosyltransferase — protein MVFLLLGLVVSLVVLAGCSGSKSIQGTWKAQDGAGKNSTIIFTDKKVTVDGQTYNYTQNAIGTENGIKYYGIKQDGQNYTIIFPVKNKNIAIMIKPNSTDDSLKGKMLYAMNKTVQPRYNDYATKYLK, from the coding sequence ATGGTTTTTTTGCTGTTGGGATTGGTTGTAAGTCTAGTTGTTCTCGCTGGTTGTAGTGGTTCAAAATCAATACAAGGAACTTGGAAAGCTCAGGACGGAGCGGGTAAAAATTCTACAATAATATTTACCGACAAGAAAGTAACTGTAGATGGTCAGACATACAATTACACACAGAATGCAATTGGCACTGAGAATGGGATTAAATATTATGGTATAAAACAAGATGGTCAAAACTATACGATTATTTTCCCTGTCAAGAACAAGAATATCGCTATTATGATTAAACCTAATTCAACGGATGATTCCCTTAAAGGGAAAATGTTATATGCAATGAATAAAACTGTTCAACCTCGTTATAACGATTATGCAACTAAGTATCTGAAATAG
- the esaA gene encoding type VII secretion protein EsaA, with amino-acid sequence MKKKTVITGGILVIAIIGLGVSFWWLSRPKEAAGQSVSKPTIVLVNEDESGKFEGKSYNFGKSFVDLVSNDDKYNWQVASRSVAERAYKDGSVNAVIYLPQNFTSNLLSLQALAPEKAEVNYKIETGQNQVNNVQLDNKINGLLYDFNTRIVQMYYSSVANNVSSAQGAMQDVVGSQGTLLNQLGANVLPPFKTTAESYTSTISQANSLKSRIVHGFNLKIALLVVCKICWIQQVRH; translated from the coding sequence ATGAAGAAAAAAACGGTAATAACTGGTGGTATTCTAGTAATTGCTATAATTGGACTTGGTGTTTCTTTTTGGTGGTTAAGTCGTCCAAAGGAAGCAGCGGGACAGTCGGTGTCCAAACCAACGATTGTTTTGGTCAATGAGGACGAAAGTGGTAAATTTGAGGGGAAGAGCTACAATTTTGGTAAAAGCTTTGTAGACTTGGTTTCAAATGACGATAAGTATAACTGGCAAGTTGCTTCACGAAGTGTGGCAGAGCGAGCTTATAAAGATGGTTCTGTAAATGCTGTGATTTATCTTCCACAAAATTTTACTTCTAATCTTTTATCCCTTCAAGCACTTGCACCCGAAAAAGCGGAAGTAAATTATAAAATTGAAACGGGGCAAAATCAGGTCAATAATGTTCAATTAGATAATAAAATCAATGGATTGCTTTATGATTTTAACACGCGTATTGTTCAAATGTATTATTCAAGTGTGGCTAACAATGTTTCGAGCGCTCAAGGGGCGATGCAGGATGTCGTTGGAAGTCAAGGTACTTTACTTAATCAATTAGGTGCAAATGTACTTCCACCGTTCAAGACGACAGCTGAATCATATACCTCTACAATCAGTCAAGCTAATTCTCTTAAGTCCAGAATAGTTCATGGATTCAATCTCAAAATAGCTTTACTAGTAGTGTGCAAAATATGCTGGATTCAACAAGTAAGACATTGA
- a CDS encoding T7SS effector LXG polymorphic toxin: MNTNLSIAKSVVQDIVSASHTLTASIGAGKLLDGAAFSAGKDLFSALIIPTITRASSAFDDTKNHLSRYESANSEVSGEGVLNEDKLNAKKTSTQAIKAATDNTASAFRALASAADGLSLPIVGPMLNDAAQNLEHYSDSLQQDIDKINQKLQKLHEFNSAVNGLFNDDLNNLKIVMQSVSVLKATVVNTKNGSYTLPAGTDTSWFSSLKSEEYNAISAGMSSKDQTTMGYKLFASGALWVDNAGQLHCDGSAEASAYLANLKTQGNFEIAGIKFNGKDMLLQEPRLLLMLNLS, from the coding sequence ATGAATACAAATCTAAGTATTGCAAAATCGGTAGTGCAGGATATTGTGAGTGCTAGTCACACATTGACAGCTTCTATTGGTGCAGGGAAGTTGTTGGATGGTGCAGCTTTTAGTGCAGGGAAAGATTTGTTTTCTGCACTTATCATTCCGACCATCACACGCGCTTCCTCTGCTTTTGATGATACAAAAAATCATTTAAGCCGTTATGAAAGCGCAAATAGCGAAGTGAGTGGTGAGGGCGTATTGAATGAAGACAAACTCAATGCCAAGAAAACTTCGACACAAGCCATAAAAGCAGCAACGGATAATACAGCGAGTGCCTTTCGAGCACTCGCCTCTGCGGCAGATGGCCTCTCTCTTCCGATTGTAGGACCGATGCTCAATGATGCGGCACAAAACTTGGAGCATTATTCAGACAGTCTTCAACAAGATATAGATAAAATCAATCAGAAACTCCAAAAACTTCATGAATTTAACTCTGCGGTAAATGGCTTATTTAATGATGATTTGAATAACTTGAAGATTGTAATGCAAAGCGTAAGTGTGTTAAAAGCAACCGTAGTAAATACCAAAAATGGAAGTTATACTCTACCTGCGGGAACAGACACTTCTTGGTTTAGTAGCTTAAAATCAGAAGAGTATAATGCTATTAGCGCAGGTATGTCTAGCAAAGATCAAACTACAATGGGGTATAAATTATTTGCTTCTGGAGCTTTATGGGTTGACAATGCTGGTCAGCTTCATTGTGATGGTAGCGCGGAGGCGAGTGCATACTTAGCTAATTTAAAAACACAAGGAAATTTTGAAATTGCTGGGATTAAGTTTAATGGGAAGGACATGCTTTTGCAGGAGCCCAGGCTGCTGCTGATGTTAAATCTCAGCTAG
- a CDS encoding T7SS effector LXG polymorphic toxin: MGLIYSSSDSQNLIEGMNTNLSIAKAAVQDMVSASHTLTASIGAGKLLDGAAFSAGKDLFSALIIPTITRASSAFDDTKNHLSRYESANSEVSGEGVLNEDKLNAKKTSTQAIKVATDNTASTFRALASAADGISLPIVGPMLNDAAQNLEHYSDSLQQDIDKINQKLQKLHEFNSAVNGLFNDDLNNLKQIVQNVTLLSDTVINTKTGGYTLPKGTDGSWFTKLATTSVQTSIIEGINKKAEEKIMEKGAAYGAGKAADIFDSRYSITTADGKILGKIPGATKAAMTGAEDSAKSLAKYGGKAVTGTFGLVAGVGIDMATGDSAQEAWGKEITTTVTVASIGGAIELGSSALVTVGLISNPIGLGIVGTIAIGVGVSMLNDTLRDHFSGVKKFEDNVGNAVVSGWNHVAKGVSSFFGGVFG; encoded by the coding sequence ATGGGACTGATTTATTCGAGTTCAGATTCACAGAATTTGATAGAGGGGATGAATACAAACCTAAGTATTGCTAAAGCAGCAGTGCAAGATATGGTGAGTGCTAGCCACACATTGACAGCTTCTATTGGTGCAGGGAAGTTGTTGGATGGTGCAGCTTTTAGCGCAGGGAAAGATTTGTTTTCTGCACTTATCATTCCGACCATCACACGCGCTTCCTCTGCTTTTGATGATACAAAAAATCATTTAAGCCGTTATGAAAGTGCGAATAGCGAAGTGAGTGGTGAGGGCGTATTGAATGAAGACAAACTCAATGCCAAGAAAACTTCGACACAAGCCATAAAAGTAGCAACGGATAATACAGCGAGTACCTTTCGAGCACTCGCCTCCGCGGCAGATGGTATCTCTCTTCCGATTGTAGGACCGATGCTCAATGATGCGGCACAAAACTTGGAGCATTATTCAGACAGTCTTCAACAGGATATAGATAAAATCAATCAGAAACTCCAAAAACTTCATGAATTTAACTCTGCGGTAAATGGCTTATTTAATGATGATTTAAATAACTTAAAACAAATTGTTCAAAATGTTACCTTGCTAAGTGACACAGTTATAAATACCAAGACTGGTGGTTACACTCTTCCCAAAGGTACTGATGGGTCTTGGTTTACAAAATTGGCTACCACTAGTGTTCAAACTTCTATAATAGAAGGAATAAATAAAAAAGCTGAAGAAAAGATTATGGAAAAGGGAGCAGCCTATGGAGCTGGTAAAGCAGCAGATATATTTGATAGTCGCTACTCCATAACAACTGCTGATGGAAAAATACTTGGGAAGATACCAGGAGCTACTAAGGCAGCCATGACTGGAGCAGAAGATTCGGCAAAGAGCCTAGCCAAGTACGGAGGAAAAGCAGTTACTGGAACGTTTGGTCTGGTGGCTGGAGTTGGTATCGATATGGCAACAGGAGATTCCGCCCAAGAAGCTTGGGGAAAAGAAATTACAACAACTGTTACAGTTGCAAGCATTGGAGGTGCTATTGAGTTGGGATCATCAGCCCTTGTTACTGTGGGCTTAATAAGTAATCCGATAGGGTTGGGCATTGTAGGAACAATCGCAATAGGTGTTGGTGTTAGTATGCTTAATGATACTTTACGAGATCATTTTTCTGGGGTGAAAAAGTTTGAAGATAATGTTGGGAATGCAGTAGTTTCAGGTTGGAATCATGTTGCGAAAGGAGTAAGTAGCTTCTTTGGAGGTGTCTTTGGATAA
- a CDS encoding DUF4176 domain-containing protein produces the protein MTEHEVRLLPLGSIVEIKEESKPHIIVARAIKKEKESLRDRYRVAPYPEGDTPNTLVYSIEAEQIQKVVFKGYSSEADQAFLDGLIDMIEKGIVPQKTAVKTVEDESFKISVPQTQEELVELLDDDPFYKFRG, from the coding sequence ATGACGGAACATGAGGTAAGACTTCTCCCGTTGGGGTCTATTGTAGAAATAAAAGAAGAATCTAAGCCACATATTATTGTTGCAAGGGCAATTAAAAAAGAAAAGGAATCGCTCAGAGATCGTTACCGAGTAGCTCCCTATCCAGAGGGAGATACACCCAATACACTTGTTTATTCCATTGAGGCTGAACAAATACAAAAAGTGGTGTTTAAGGGATATTCAAGTGAAGCTGACCAAGCATTCTTGGATGGCTTAATAGATATGATAGAAAAAGGTATTGTACCCCAAAAAACAGCAGTAAAAACGGTCGAAGATGAGAGTTTTAAGATATCAGTTCCACAAACTCAAGAAGAGTTAGTAGAGTTACTGGATGATGACCCATTTTATAAATTTAGAGGATAG
- the essC gene encoding type VII secretion protein EssC, with amino-acid sequence MSDIGFEIIEEAKEQQLFLDNRLDASDTLFVIYLLSNQLHTITLSEHRPSVTHQDKVFSSFNDELFINGNTIPTGYSKLENLDDLEVFVISPQNSETTFFIINEEEHFVIGSDEIASFKTQGNNQVVIHKDSFSVDAKEDFLYFNNVLLKGHHYIKGIQAGFQILTPDFLLEKRPTQWKITNFSNHVTFAKRHFLRQSQAMEFPEDFPKYRRSPRVHLEPPEDKFKIQKIEAPQKANKNGILKAILPPIGMLAVTGITSVLSGRNPLMMLGMGFMSIITATFTVSQYINEKKERKIEEKNGKENYDFYLTNTNAEISRKYTEETKVLNFRNPSPEALTEMISTYNSRIYERMANNKDFLEISLGEGNQPSYLKIDSDLNERDTDENTLRVKKLIEYYSTQRDVPTTLNLATQTLGLVGTYPVLKTAVSNLLLQVAFFHSYRDVNFISLVPEKNYKKDWGSWRVLPHFKLQELGMRGLIHNAKTRDIVLSSFYQLLNKRKQVLQDAGKEKPQFSPHYILTIFDDSYLAGHGINEFLAEDMSNLGVTVIWAKEDQKLLPETVTALVEYKNQSAGEIINDNNVHVAKSFEPYDSLSNIEKSLRLLSNLEHVEVEKNAIPESLSLLEQYEVKTIEDLSINERWEKAEPNKSIKSLIGWRGKKEYMYWDLHERVHGPHALVGGTTGSGKSEFLTTYLIGLAINFSPEDIGMLIIDWKGGGIANTLAGLPHFMGSITNLDGAGTARALASIKAELDKRMKEFAKFGVNNINGYMSLYKSRLNPKPDVKYPEQPIPHLILVSDEFAELKSNVPEFLDELTSVARIGRSLGVHLILATQKPSGVVNDQIEANSTSKIALKMASEQDSNELLKTHDAAHITQPGRGYLKVGQNEVYELFQSGYAGIPYDPNAIKSETVDERINRVTELGQTEIAYDPGEEVIQGQDTSDLPTQLEAVIEGIQQIFEDSSLTLPAKPWLPNLETQLVTPKITTSSERNTKIPLGLLDVPSRQSQEVYIYDIIEASHTVIFSSPGYGKSTTLQTIVMNLARQNTPEHIQFNLLDFGNNGLLPLKDLPHVADLVTIEENEKLTKMLDRMRKILSERKQTFKKEGVATLSQYQQKTKQKLPIIVNLLDNYDALAQSKRRDKIDEILIQVLRDGAAVGVYLILTAGRFNAIRMNMMSNIQTKIALFMNDENEISNLFGRDRLDQTEVIGRGQMKLDFPVALQIYLPATGRSDMEVLEAMSQEIDTLNQNWKGNRPDAIPMVPEELTQEVFETYLPKDRQNRIYLGLNKGTSKLEDFELFKGRTLGIFSENVKQAKLLVPFVLEQVIPLNNDIELDILDSTNLLEKSADDAVLYFDKEVLSKRSSDIKEALQSLSSGKTGKKLIVFINGLADIVEKVALKPDEIISLLALNKENIQIIVADVMTRVGNSYGGTTNAVKENAYQILFGGDLNQQHFVENLPQEIKKEVIARNVIHSFKDDEFFNIVIPTELQKEKD; translated from the coding sequence ATGAGTGATATAGGATTTGAAATTATAGAAGAAGCAAAAGAACAGCAGCTTTTTCTAGACAATCGCTTAGACGCAAGCGATACTCTTTTTGTGATTTATCTTTTAAGCAACCAGCTCCACACCATTACTTTATCAGAACATCGACCATCTGTAACTCATCAAGACAAAGTTTTTAGTAGCTTTAACGATGAATTATTTATTAATGGAAACACAATCCCTACAGGGTACTCCAAGTTAGAAAATCTAGATGATCTTGAAGTTTTCGTGATTTCCCCACAAAATTCAGAAACAACTTTCTTTATTATTAATGAAGAAGAACACTTCGTTATTGGTTCAGATGAGATTGCAAGTTTCAAAACACAAGGAAACAACCAAGTTGTTATTCACAAAGATAGTTTTAGTGTGGATGCAAAGGAAGATTTTCTCTACTTCAATAATGTCCTATTGAAAGGGCATCATTACATCAAGGGAATACAAGCAGGCTTTCAGATTTTAACTCCTGATTTTTTGCTTGAAAAACGCCCGACACAGTGGAAAATTACCAACTTCTCAAATCATGTGACTTTTGCAAAGCGCCATTTTTTGAGACAGTCACAAGCTATGGAATTTCCAGAGGACTTTCCGAAATATAGAAGAAGTCCCAGAGTTCATTTAGAACCACCAGAAGACAAATTCAAAATTCAAAAAATTGAGGCACCACAAAAAGCTAATAAAAATGGAATATTAAAAGCTATTCTCCCTCCCATTGGAATGCTTGCAGTTACAGGTATAACGAGTGTACTCTCAGGAAGAAATCCACTTATGATGCTAGGAATGGGGTTCATGAGCATCATCACAGCGACTTTTACAGTTTCTCAATACATCAATGAGAAAAAAGAAAGAAAAATCGAAGAGAAAAATGGCAAAGAAAATTATGATTTCTATCTGACAAATACTAATGCGGAGATTTCGAGAAAATATACCGAAGAAACAAAAGTTTTAAACTTCAGAAATCCTTCACCAGAAGCTTTAACCGAAATGATTAGTACCTATAATTCTCGCATCTATGAACGTATGGCAAATAATAAAGATTTCTTAGAAATCTCTTTGGGAGAGGGCAACCAACCCTCTTACCTAAAGATTGATTCAGATTTGAATGAACGTGACACAGATGAGAATACACTTCGAGTAAAGAAACTTATAGAGTATTATTCTACTCAGCGTGATGTTCCTACCACATTAAATTTAGCGACACAAACGCTAGGATTAGTTGGGACTTACCCTGTTCTCAAAACAGCTGTTTCTAACCTATTGCTTCAAGTCGCTTTCTTCCATTCTTATCGTGATGTTAACTTTATCAGCCTTGTTCCAGAAAAAAATTATAAAAAAGATTGGGGTTCATGGAGAGTTCTTCCACACTTTAAGTTACAAGAATTAGGAATGCGTGGTCTTATTCATAATGCCAAAACACGCGATATCGTGCTAAGTAGCTTTTATCAACTCTTAAATAAGCGCAAACAAGTTCTACAAGATGCGGGAAAAGAAAAACCTCAATTCAGTCCACATTATATACTGACTATTTTTGATGATTCCTATCTTGCTGGACATGGAATTAATGAATTTCTCGCAGAAGATATGAGTAACTTGGGAGTGACTGTTATTTGGGCAAAAGAAGATCAAAAACTTCTTCCCGAAACAGTTACAGCACTTGTTGAATATAAAAATCAAAGTGCAGGTGAAATCATCAATGACAATAATGTCCATGTTGCTAAATCATTTGAACCCTATGATTCCCTCTCAAATATTGAAAAGAGTCTACGTCTCCTTTCAAATCTAGAACACGTCGAAGTTGAAAAAAATGCGATTCCTGAAAGCCTCTCATTGCTTGAACAATACGAAGTTAAGACAATTGAAGACTTGTCAATCAACGAACGTTGGGAAAAAGCAGAACCAAATAAATCCATTAAATCATTAATTGGTTGGCGTGGAAAAAAAGAATATATGTATTGGGATTTGCATGAACGGGTTCATGGTCCCCATGCGTTAGTAGGTGGGACTACAGGTTCTGGTAAATCAGAATTTCTAACCACATATTTGATTGGACTTGCAATCAATTTTTCTCCAGAAGATATTGGTATGCTTATCATTGACTGGAAAGGTGGAGGGATTGCAAATACACTAGCAGGTTTGCCTCATTTCATGGGCTCAATTACTAATTTAGACGGTGCAGGAACAGCGCGTGCGCTTGCTTCAATCAAGGCAGAACTCGACAAACGTATGAAGGAATTTGCAAAGTTTGGTGTAAATAATATCAACGGTTATATGAGTCTCTATAAGAGTCGTTTAAACCCAAAACCTGATGTGAAGTACCCAGAACAGCCAATTCCACATCTGATTTTAGTTTCTGATGAATTCGCAGAATTAAAATCAAATGTTCCAGAATTTCTAGATGAGTTAACCTCTGTCGCCCGTATCGGTCGGTCATTAGGTGTTCATCTAATCCTTGCTACCCAAAAACCATCAGGTGTCGTTAACGACCAGATTGAAGCAAACTCAACCAGTAAAATTGCTCTTAAAATGGCAAGTGAGCAAGATTCTAACGAACTCCTTAAAACACATGATGCAGCACATATCACGCAACCAGGACGTGGTTACCTTAAAGTCGGACAAAATGAAGTTTATGAACTTTTCCAAAGCGGTTATGCAGGAATTCCTTATGATCCAAATGCTATAAAATCAGAAACAGTTGATGAGCGTATCAATAGAGTAACAGAATTAGGGCAAACAGAAATAGCCTATGACCCAGGAGAAGAAGTTATTCAAGGTCAAGATACGAGTGACTTACCTACGCAACTAGAAGCAGTAATTGAAGGAATTCAACAAATATTTGAAGATTCAAGCCTAACACTTCCTGCAAAACCATGGTTACCTAATTTGGAAACACAACTTGTAACTCCCAAAATTACGACAAGTAGTGAAAGAAATACAAAAATTCCTCTTGGTTTGCTAGATGTTCCAAGTCGGCAGTCCCAAGAAGTTTATATTTATGATATTATAGAGGCGAGTCACACTGTGATTTTCTCTAGTCCAGGTTATGGTAAATCAACAACACTCCAAACAATTGTAATGAATTTGGCACGTCAAAATACCCCAGAACACATTCAATTCAACTTACTAGATTTTGGTAATAACGGCTTGTTACCACTTAAAGATTTACCACATGTAGCAGATCTTGTAACAATTGAAGAAAACGAAAAACTTACTAAAATGTTGGATCGAATGCGAAAGATTCTTTCTGAACGAAAACAAACCTTTAAAAAAGAAGGTGTAGCGACACTTAGTCAATACCAACAAAAGACCAAGCAAAAACTTCCGATTATTGTCAATCTGTTAGACAATTATGATGCACTCGCACAGAGTAAACGGCGGGATAAAATAGACGAAATTCTAATCCAAGTCTTGCGAGATGGAGCAGCAGTCGGTGTTTATCTGATTTTGACCGCAGGGCGATTCAATGCGATTCGGATGAATATGATGAGCAATATCCAAACGAAAATTGCGCTCTTCATGAATGATGAAAATGAAATTTCTAATCTTTTCGGGCGGGATCGTCTGGATCAGACTGAGGTTATCGGACGTGGACAAATGAAACTTGACTTTCCTGTGGCACTTCAAATCTATCTTCCTGCAACTGGTAGGAGTGACATGGAAGTGTTGGAGGCTATGTCACAAGAAATTGATACGCTTAATCAGAATTGGAAAGGAAATCGTCCTGATGCAATTCCGATGGTGCCAGAGGAATTGACGCAAGAAGTATTCGAAACTTATCTGCCAAAAGACAGACAAAATAGAATCTATCTGGGATTAAACAAAGGGACATCAAAACTTGAAGATTTTGAACTTTTCAAGGGACGAACATTGGGCATTTTCTCAGAAAATGTGAAACAAGCCAAACTTCTAGTACCATTTGTTTTAGAACAGGTGATTCCGCTAAATAATGATATAGAGCTTGATATTTTAGACAGCACAAACCTTTTGGAAAAATCTGCGGATGATGCAGTGCTTTACTTTGACAAAGAAGTACTGAGCAAACGGTCGTCAGATATTAAAGAAGCCCTTCAGTCTTTATCCTCTGGAAAAACAGGAAAAAAATTGATTGTGTTCATCAACGGGTTAGCAGATATTGTTGAAAAAGTAGCTTTGAAGCCTGATGAGATTATTTCTCTATTAGCTTTAAATAAGGAAAATATCCAGATTATCGTAGCAGATGTGATGACGCGTGTAGGGAATAGCTATGGTGGAACAACAAATGCTGTAAAAGAAAATGCCTACCAAATTTTGTTCGGTGGAGATTTGAATCAGCAACATTTTGTAGAAAATCTTCCACAAGAAATTAAAAAAGAAGTGATAGCACGAAATGTGATTCATTCGTTCAAAGATGATGAGTTCTTCAATATCGTTATCCCAACAGAATTACAAAAGGAGAAAGATTGA
- a CDS encoding DUF4176 domain-containing protein codes for MNKEELLPLGSVVYLKEGIIPLMIGIRQPIVQLDTEKCYFDYAAFSQLTGINADEIAYFNNEDIREVVAKGYIGDEEATILAALKDWRENTDIEKGLVTKNKSENSADGYSFGF; via the coding sequence ATGAATAAAGAAGAACTCTTGCCATTGGGGAGCGTTGTGTATCTAAAAGAGGGAATCATTCCATTAATGATTGGGATTAGACAGCCTATTGTACAGTTAGATACTGAAAAATGTTACTTTGATTATGCCGCTTTTTCTCAATTAACAGGAATAAACGCAGATGAAATTGCTTACTTCAACAATGAAGATATCCGTGAAGTCGTCGCAAAGGGGTATATTGGTGACGAAGAAGCTACAATTTTAGCAGCATTAAAGGACTGGAGAGAAAACACAGATATAGAAAAAGGGCTTGTAACTAAGAATAAATCAGAAAATTCTGCTGATGGGTATAGTTTTGGATTTTGA
- the essB gene encoding type VII secretion protein EssB has product MKVSNGSEHFELERNKNILQVRLTSTQFKEEALKELPDNVNVKEENESWVLSYSIPENAKSLATAIQNTKSRLEKLKLAQKLSSLADLVNQFDIPFIHPKNIMLEGETLFVVHFGLKGLIVPNEMTSIEFINSYKALIFNIFNSKSSFEAFVASTRSVNDKFTQTINDFNTISEITSFINQEVEKETVKVNQKLTFVSKGRYRFFKYFGIFAIILALVLGWFTYSYYSNNQKQNAVITAQTDFLTNNYAQTQTDLQSYSPSQLPKSARYILAVSSVNLSDLSMSQKQSILNNVSTKSDNNTLNYWVYTGRGDFNQALNLAQNLGDKQLTLLAYTNLYEATKLNTTMNGAKKQQLLDKYNKQIQELTKDLGK; this is encoded by the coding sequence ATGAAAGTATCTAATGGTAGTGAACATTTTGAACTTGAAAGAAACAAAAATATTCTTCAAGTTCGATTAACAAGCACACAATTTAAAGAAGAAGCTCTTAAAGAACTTCCCGACAATGTCAATGTTAAAGAAGAAAATGAATCATGGGTGCTTTCTTATTCCATTCCTGAAAATGCAAAAAGTTTGGCAACTGCCATCCAAAATACAAAATCACGTCTTGAAAAACTAAAACTTGCACAAAAACTTTCATCTTTGGCAGATTTGGTAAATCAATTTGATATTCCTTTCATTCATCCTAAGAATATAATGCTTGAAGGTGAGACACTTTTTGTAGTTCACTTCGGTTTAAAAGGTTTAATTGTACCAAACGAAATGACTTCAATTGAATTTATAAATTCTTATAAAGCTCTTATTTTTAATATCTTCAATTCCAAAAGCTCTTTTGAAGCATTTGTCGCAAGTACCCGTTCGGTGAACGATAAATTTACTCAGACAATCAATGATTTTAATACCATCTCAGAGATTACGAGCTTCATTAACCAAGAAGTAGAAAAAGAAACGGTAAAAGTTAATCAAAAATTGACTTTTGTCTCCAAAGGACGCTATCGTTTCTTTAAATATTTTGGAATTTTTGCCATCATTTTAGCGCTTGTATTAGGCTGGTTCACTTATTCATACTACAGTAATAATCAAAAGCAGAATGCGGTTATTACAGCGCAAACTGATTTTTTGACAAATAATTATGCCCAAACTCAAACAGATTTACAAAGCTATTCGCCAAGCCAATTACCAAAATCAGCACGTTACATTTTGGCAGTCAGTTCAGTTAACTTATCAGATTTATCAATGAGTCAAAAGCAGTCAATCTTGAATAATGTTTCAACAAAATCAGACAATAACACATTGAACTATTGGGTTTATACAGGACGAGGTGACTTTAACCAAGCACTTAATCTGGCGCAAAATTTGGGTGATAAACAGTTAACCTTGTTGGCTTACACCAATCTTTATGAAGCAACAAAATTGAACACAACAATGAACGGTGCCAAAAAACAACAGCTCTTAGATAAATACAACAAACAAATTCAAGAGCTAACCAAAGACCTTGGAAAATAA
- a CDS encoding T7SS effector LXG polymorphic toxin encodes MGLIYSSSDSQNLIEGMNTNLSIAKVAVQDMVSASHTLTASIGAGKLLDGVAFSVGKDLFSALIIPTITRASSAFDDTKNHLSRYESANSEVSGEGVLNEDKLNAKKTSTQAIKVATDNTASTFRALASAADGISLPIVGPMLNDAAQNLEHYSDSLQQDIDKINQKLQKLHEFNSAVNGLFNDDLNNLKQIVQNVTLLSDTVINTKTGGYTLPKGTDGSWFTKLVTNEDMERLEDLAGEFGTKISDVREWFNESSAKVFEKITDKVIKEGKNIGKSWGAKLQPRVNGKFATDDFAPRKWLSGKLKGISNPQVT; translated from the coding sequence ATGGGACTGATTTATTCGAGTTCAGATTCACAGAATTTGATAGAGGGGATGAATACAAACCTAAGTATTGCTAAAGTAGCCGTGCAAGATATGGTGAGTGCTAGCCACACATTGACAGCTTCTATTGGTGCAGGGAAGTTGTTGGATGGTGTAGCTTTTAGCGTAGGGAAAGATTTGTTTTCTGCACTTATCATTCCGACCATCACACGCGCTTCCTCTGCTTTTGATGATACAAAAAATCATTTAAGCCGTTATGAAAGTGCGAATAGCGAAGTGAGTGGTGAGGGCGTATTGAATGAAGACAAACTCAATGCCAAGAAAACTTCGACACAAGCCATAAAAGTAGCAACGGATAATACAGCGAGTACCTTTCGAGCACTCGCCTCCGCGGCAGATGGTATCTCTCTTCCGATTGTAGGACCGATGCTCAATGATGCGGCACAAAACTTGGAGCATTATTCAGACAGTCTTCAACAGGATATAGATAAAATCAATCAGAAACTCCAAAAACTTCATGAATTTAACTCTGCGGTAAATGGCTTATTTAATGATGATTTAAATAACTTAAAACAAATTGTTCAAAATGTTACCTTGCTAAGTGACACAGTTATAAATACCAAGACTGGTGGTTACACTCTTCCCAAAGGTACTGATGGGTCTTGGTTTACAAAATTGGTAACTAATGAAGATATGGAACGTTTAGAGGATTTAGCAGGGGAGTTTGGAACAAAAATTTCTGATGTCAGAGAGTGGTTCAATGAATCTTCAGCAAAGGTTTTTGAAAAAATTACTGATAAGGTAATTAAAGAAGGGAAAAATATTGGAAAATCGTGGGGTGCTAAATTACAACCAAGAGTTAATGGGAAATTTGCGACGGATGATTTCGCTCCAAGAAAATGGTTGAGTGGAAAACTGAAAGGTATTTCGAACCCTCAAGTGACGTAA